From the Nilaparvata lugens isolate BPH unplaced genomic scaffold, ASM1435652v1 scaffold5938, whole genome shotgun sequence genome, one window contains:
- the LOC120356140 gene encoding uncharacterized protein LOC120356140 yields the protein MSNLFVELQELLDMEAWSETPAPAASPAAPSPLVAELLPATPPPVSEAPLEMLVVEAVDVDEEMICAEDYRQILLNVKQELVLRVSPNFHNCVNVAAANVAITKLLWRMPYVEVADDVKLRLLQIVQNDTPISISFRHWELYTYPTLPQTRKHTWTVKSTSQHEKPRYIVVGLQTARRGVAAANSSRFDKCNMKDVRVFLNSRYYPYESIDGDDNRIYNMYAAFNGVYNHGNARASNPLFEKNAIGDGKIMLFAFDCSRQNESLKTGSIDVRIEFEASENIPGNTTAYCMMIHEMTREYRPMSGLVLSA from the exons ATGTCGAACTTATTCGTAGAACTTCAGGAGCTCCTCGATATGGAGGCCTGGTCCGAGACTCCAGCCCCAGCTGCGTCTCCAGCTGCGCCCTCCCCTCTGGTGGCTGAACTGCTGCCAGCAACACCCCCACCAGTTTCAGAGGCTCCGCTAGAGATGCTGGTGGTGGAGGCAGTCGACGTGGATGAAGAAATG ATATGTGCCGAAGACTATAGACAGATTTTGCTCAATGTGAAACAAGAGCTGGTGTTGAGGGTCAGCCCCAACTTTCACAACTGTGTGAATGTTGCTGCTGCTAATGTAGCAATCACAAAGCTTTTATGGAGAATGCCGTATGTGGAAGTGGCAGATGATGTGAAACTGCGTCTGCTACAGATTGTACAGAATGACACACCCATCAGTATATCATTTCGACATTGGGAGTTGTATACCTATCCAACGTTACCACAGACAAGAAAGCATACATGGACTGTCAAGTCAACATCACAGCATGAAAAGCCACGATACATTGTGGTTGGGCTACAGACTGCAAGACGAGGTGTGGCAGCAGCCAACAGTTCTCGCTTTGACAAGTGTAATATGAAGGATGTTCGAGTGTTTTTAAACAGCAGATACTACCCATATGAGAGCattgatggtgatgataatCGCATCTACAACATGTATGCAGCTTTCAATGGAGTCTACAACCATGGTAATGCTCGTGCAAGCAACCCTCTGTTTGAAAAGAATGCCATTGGTGATGGAAAAATAATGCTGTTTGCTTTTGATTGCTCCCGCCAAAATGAGTCACTCAAAACTGGAAGTATCGATGTGAGGATTGAGTTTGAAGCATCTGAAAACATTCCAGGTAATACAACTGCCTACTGTATGATGATTCATGAGATGACTAGAGAGTATCGACCAATGTCAGGCCTTGTACTGTCGGCATAA